One Streptomyces puniciscabiei DNA segment encodes these proteins:
- a CDS encoding LacI family DNA-binding transcriptional regulator, with amino-acid sequence MAQSVGIKDVARAAGVSVGTVSNVINRPDTVASETRARVQSAIERLGYVRSESARQLRAGRSRIMGLLVLDMGNPFFVDVARGAERAAREAGLGVMVCNSAQNAGEEADYLALFAEQRVRGVLLTPADATGRNIAAFRRHGIPFVLVDRVAEGTAECSVSVDDVTGGALAVRHLVDAGHRSIAYVSGPPGLNQVRDRRTGALNALAEAGLGPEALRELPTERLDVAAGRDAGARLLGLAERPTAVFCANDLLALGVLQAMYAAGVTVPDDLAIVGYDDIEFAAAAAVPLTSVRQPAVTMGALAAELLLEETEEGEGGGTHEHRRVVLQPELVVRRSSLTAR; translated from the coding sequence ATGGCCCAGTCGGTGGGTATCAAGGACGTCGCCCGCGCCGCCGGCGTCTCCGTGGGCACCGTGTCCAACGTGATCAACCGCCCGGACACGGTCGCCTCCGAGACCCGCGCCCGGGTGCAGTCCGCCATTGAGCGGCTCGGCTACGTCCGCAGCGAGTCCGCCCGTCAGCTGCGCGCGGGCCGCAGCCGGATCATGGGTCTGCTCGTGCTCGACATGGGCAACCCGTTCTTCGTGGACGTGGCACGGGGCGCCGAGCGGGCGGCCCGCGAGGCGGGGCTCGGCGTGATGGTGTGCAACAGCGCCCAGAACGCCGGTGAGGAGGCCGATTATCTGGCGCTCTTCGCCGAGCAGCGGGTGCGGGGTGTGCTGCTGACCCCGGCCGACGCCACCGGCCGGAACATCGCGGCCTTCCGCCGGCACGGCATCCCGTTCGTGCTGGTCGACCGGGTCGCCGAGGGCACCGCCGAGTGCTCGGTGTCGGTGGACGACGTCACGGGAGGGGCGCTCGCGGTCCGGCATCTGGTGGACGCCGGGCACCGCTCCATCGCCTACGTCAGCGGACCGCCCGGACTCAACCAGGTCCGCGACCGCCGTACCGGCGCCCTGAACGCTCTCGCGGAGGCCGGGCTCGGCCCCGAGGCGCTGCGCGAGCTGCCCACCGAACGCCTCGACGTGGCCGCGGGCCGCGACGCGGGCGCCCGTCTGCTGGGCCTCGCCGAGCGTCCCACCGCCGTCTTCTGCGCCAACGACCTGCTCGCCCTCGGCGTCCTGCAGGCCATGTACGCGGCCGGGGTCACCGTCCCCGACGACCTCGCGATCGTCGGCTACGACGACATCGAGTTCGCGGCCGCCGCCGCCGTACCGCTGACCTCCGTACGGCAGCCCGCCGTCACCATGGGCGCCCTCGCCGCCGAGCTGCTGCTGGAGGAGACGGAGGAGGGCGAGGGCGGGGGGACCCACGAGCACCGCCGGGTGGTGCTCCAGCCGGAGCTGGTGGTCCGCCGTTCCAGCCTGACGGCCCGCTGA